A region from the Brachyspira hampsonii genome encodes:
- a CDS encoding type ISP restriction/modification enzyme, protein MSQNFEDVINKLRNLDITNRKKGELFEKISKQLLNENNTSNSYKKISLWNEWEYRENENDDGIDIVIETHDNKFIAVQCKFFENNTIGFKNLSTFLSKLQSGVNNIDFSKGIIITTSAITKTAKEEIEQIRKKIPIDLITSEDFINSNIDWGKIDINNQNQTELPIQEKKKLREHQIEAVNNAKKYFKNPTNTRGKLIMACGTGKTFTSLKIAESITDKNGIIVFLAPSIALLGQTFREYCKEKIDPFLASIVCSDSKSGQSEDDTDPIELPYAPSTRYEDIIETYNKAKNNSQRFIIFSTYQSSYNIKKAQENGLPEIDLMICDEAHRTVGAMVNNTNKDSKEYLFGDVKDEELNGFVLCHKDENIKAKKRIYMTATPKVYTEKSKAKAKERDSEIFSMDDTEIYGDEIYSINFAEAVNKQLLTDYKVIILVLKSESLAEIANNAIVELKAENKELNHKLIDHNFVCKIIGTHKGLSKKDLVTLDIHNKEDKDFMNEMDKNPSRRAISFCRNIATSKNIKNSFGTIIRCYDKKLENDSFNNLNIYIDHIDGTMDAKIRLDKLTELDNPAENTCNVLSNARCLSEGIDVPALDTVIFFDGRNAMVDIIQAVGRVMRKAPDKETGYIILPIALTQDEIDNLDKAVQNTNFQNIWNILKALRSHDPSLVDEAVFREKIKIAISDNTSKETDPKKKDKKDSKNKDEEEGQYIFDLTTLQDIANSVYNVMPTKLGDKGYWESFSAKTAKIAETINIRLKDIFDKNPEILNVFWDSLKENIHSNIKEDEAIDMICSHIITKPIFDALFGDDSNKNPISNALDKIVDELQKLGLGREETTDLDKLYKNVKENAKLAKSQKSKQELIKNLYDTFLKTAFKKQSERLGVVYTPIEAVDFILHSINALLEKHFNQNFSSSNVKIFDPFTGTGSFIARLLSKDNNLIDDDSLENKYKNELFAQDIILLAYYIAMINISNAANERNSNLGGFKNIALADSLDYLEKKDYKNDVFDFAELKENKEIRRHILNEKINVILGNPPYFGGAKNQNDNNANIRHPILEEEIKNNYGKYSNAKLAKNTRDTLVQSIYIASKRLEDKGIIGFITNGSFIDSVSADGIRKSLYEEFSNIYIINLRGNQRTSGELSRKEGGKIFDAGSRASIAIIFLIKDKSKKERNIYYYDIGDYLSREDKLYKLKEFKNINNINFINIVPNEKNDWINKRMNSEVWEKYIKLRKINNSDNYVIFNINGCGSVSGRDPWVYNFAKSKIKESMRKCIDAYNKDLSKFNFNKFKDKLVNVKKTDYYRMLDNDDITTDKTKISWTDALKKRLISKKNIEKYNDIYIREVLYRPFMKEYLYYSKEWNERPSQFLSLFPKNNSENISIITSAMIGKEFSVLISNDIIDYQFLPNSQVYPLYFYDDTGIRNYAINDYALRIFREHYNDSSINEEDIFYYIYGVLHHKAYLKEYENELSKEAPRIPLSRDFRKLSALGKELADLHINYESYTKWDKFEYKDGLLADMDAEDFYDVEKMKIKDNGRTIEYNKNIDIIDIPQNAYEYKINSKSAIDWVIERYQISKDKDSGIINNPNLYSGGRYIFELMLSIINMSIKSTKLIEEISKLNFE, encoded by the coding sequence TTTAATAACTTCAGAAGATTTTATTAATTCAAATATAGATTGGGGAAAAATAGATATAAATAACCAAAATCAAACCGAATTGCCTATACAAGAAAAGAAAAAACTTAGAGAACATCAAATAGAAGCAGTAAATAATGCAAAAAAATACTTTAAGAATCCTACTAATACACGCGGAAAATTAATAATGGCATGCGGTACAGGGAAAACATTTACATCTTTAAAAATAGCAGAAAGTATAACAGATAAAAATGGAATAATAGTATTTTTAGCACCAAGTATAGCATTATTAGGGCAAACTTTTAGAGAATATTGTAAAGAAAAGATTGATCCTTTTTTAGCATCTATAGTATGCAGTGATAGTAAATCAGGACAAAGTGAAGATGATACAGACCCAATAGAATTACCGTATGCTCCGTCTACAAGGTATGAGGATATAATAGAAACTTATAATAAAGCTAAAAATAATTCACAAAGATTTATAATATTTTCTACTTATCAAAGTTCTTATAATATAAAAAAAGCACAAGAAAATGGACTTCCTGAAATAGATTTGATGATTTGCGATGAAGCACATAGAACAGTAGGTGCTATGGTTAATAATACAAATAAAGACAGCAAAGAATATTTATTTGGAGATGTAAAAGATGAAGAATTGAATGGATTTGTTCTATGCCATAAAGATGAGAATATAAAAGCTAAAAAGCGTATATATATGACAGCTACTCCGAAAGTGTATACAGAAAAAAGTAAGGCTAAGGCAAAAGAAAGAGATAGCGAAATATTTTCTATGGACGATACAGAAATATACGGAGATGAAATATACAGCATAAATTTTGCAGAAGCAGTAAATAAACAGCTTTTAACAGACTATAAAGTTATTATATTAGTATTAAAATCTGAAAGTTTAGCAGAAATAGCTAATAATGCCATAGTAGAACTTAAAGCTGAAAATAAAGAACTTAATCATAAACTTATAGATCATAATTTTGTATGTAAGATAATAGGTACGCATAAAGGATTAAGCAAAAAAGATTTAGTTACTTTAGATATTCATAATAAAGAAGATAAAGATTTTATGAATGAAATGGATAAAAATCCGTCAAGAAGAGCTATAAGTTTTTGCAGAAATATAGCTACAAGTAAAAATATTAAAAACTCATTCGGAACTATAATAAGATGCTATGATAAGAAATTAGAAAATGATTCTTTTAATAATCTTAATATATATATAGATCATATTGACGGTACTATGGATGCAAAAATAAGATTAGATAAACTCACAGAATTAGACAATCCGGCAGAAAATACATGCAATGTTTTATCTAATGCAAGATGTTTAAGCGAAGGTATTGATGTTCCTGCACTTGATACAGTAATATTTTTTGACGGCAGAAATGCTATGGTTGATATTATACAGGCAGTAGGAAGGGTAATGAGAAAGGCTCCTGACAAAGAAACAGGATATATAATACTTCCTATTGCATTAACTCAAGATGAAATTGATAATCTTGATAAAGCAGTACAAAATACAAATTTCCAAAATATATGGAATATCTTAAAAGCATTAAGAAGCCATGATCCTAGTTTGGTAGATGAAGCAGTATTTAGAGAAAAAATAAAAATAGCAATAAGCGATAACACATCAAAAGAAACAGACCCAAAGAAAAAAGATAAAAAAGACAGTAAAAATAAAGATGAGGAAGAAGGACAGTATATATTTGATTTGACTACATTGCAGGATATAGCAAATTCTGTATATAATGTAATGCCTACAAAATTAGGAGATAAAGGATATTGGGAGAGTTTCTCTGCAAAAACGGCAAAAATAGCAGAAACTATAAATATAAGATTAAAAGACATATTTGATAAAAACCCTGAAATATTAAATGTATTTTGGGATTCATTAAAAGAAAATATACATTCAAATATAAAAGAAGATGAAGCTATAGATATGATATGTTCGCATATTATTACAAAGCCTATATTTGATGCACTTTTCGGAGATGATTCTAATAAAAACCCTATAAGCAATGCATTAGATAAAATAGTGGATGAACTTCAGAAATTAGGATTGGGCAGAGAAGAAACTACTGATTTGGATAAACTTTATAAAAATGTTAAAGAAAATGCCAAACTTGCAAAGAGTCAGAAAAGCAAACAGGAATTAATAAAAAATCTTTATGATACTTTTCTTAAAACTGCATTCAAAAAGCAAAGCGAAAGATTGGGAGTAGTTTATACTCCTATAGAAGCAGTTGACTTTATACTTCATTCAATAAATGCATTGTTAGAAAAGCATTTTAATCAAAATTTCAGCAGTAGCAATGTAAAAATATTCGACCCATTTACAGGTACAGGAAGTTTTATAGCAAGACTTTTATCGAAAGATAATAATTTAATAGATGATGATTCTTTAGAAAATAAATATAAGAATGAATTATTTGCTCAGGATATAATACTGCTTGCATACTATATAGCTATGATAAATATTAGTAATGCCGCCAATGAAAGAAATAGTAATTTAGGCGGCTTCAAAAATATAGCTTTAGCGGACAGCTTGGACTATTTAGAGAAAAAAGACTATAAAAATGATGTATTTGACTTTGCCGAGCTTAAAGAGAATAAAGAAATAAGAAGACATATACTAAATGAAAAAATAAATGTAATATTGGGCAATCCGCCTTATTTCGGAGGAGCAAAAAATCAAAATGATAATAATGCCAATATAAGACACCCAATACTTGAGGAAGAAATAAAAAATAATTATGGGAAATACTCAAATGCGAAATTAGCAAAAAATACAAGAGATACATTGGTGCAGTCAATATATATAGCCTCAAAAAGATTAGAAGATAAAGGAATAATAGGCTTTATAACTAATGGCTCATTCATAGATTCAGTAAGTGCTGATGGAATAAGAAAATCATTATATGAAGAATTCAGCAATATTTATATAATTAATTTAAGAGGAAATCAGAGAACAAGCGGAGAATTGTCAAGAAAAGAAGGAGGTAAAATTTTTGATGCAGGTTCTAGGGCAAGTATAGCTATTATATTTTTAATCAAAGATAAAAGTAAAAAAGAAAGAAATATTTATTATTATGATATAGGTGATTATTTAAGCAGAGAAGATAAATTATATAAATTAAAAGAGTTTAAAAATATTAATAATATAAATTTTATAAATATAGTGCCTAATGAGAAAAATGACTGGATTAATAAAAGAATGAATTCTGAAGTCTGGGAAAAATATATAAAATTAAGAAAAATAAATAATTCAGATAACTATGTAATTTTTAATATAAATGGATGCGGTTCTGTATCAGGCAGAGATCCTTGGGTATATAATTTTGCTAAATCAAAAATAAAAGAGTCAATGAGAAAATGTATTGATGCTTATAATAAAGATTTATCAAAATTTAATTTTAACAAATTTAAAGATAAATTAGTAAATGTAAAGAAAACAGATTATTATAGAATGCTTGATAATGATGATATCACTACAGATAAGACAAAAATATCTTGGACAGATGCATTAAAAAAGAGATTAATAAGTAAAAAGAATATAGAAAAATACAATGATATATATATAAGAGAAGTATTGTATAGACCATTTATGAAAGAGTATTTATATTACAGCAAAGAATGGAATGAAAGACCTTCTCAGTTTTTATCATTATTTCCAAAAAATAACAGTGAAAATATAAGTATTATTACAAGTGCTATGATAGGTAAAGAATTTTCTGTATTGATATCTAATGATATTATAGATTATCAGTTTTTACCTAATTCACAGGTATATCCGCTTTATTTTTATGATGATACGGGTATAAGGAATTATGCTATTAACGATTATGCTTTGAGGATATTTAGGGAGCATTATAATGACAGCTCTATTAATGAGGAAGATATTTTCTACTACATATATGGTGTGCTTCATCATAAAGCTTATTTAAAAGAGTATGAAAATGAACTATCTAAAGAAGCACCTAGAATACCGTTAAGCAGAGATTTCAGGAAATTATCCGCTTTAGGAAAAGAGCTTGCAGATTTACATATTAATTATGAAAGTTATACTAAATGGGATAAATTTGAATATAAAGATGGTTTGCTTGCTGATATGGATGCAGAAGATTTTTATGATGTTGAAAAAATGAAAATTAAAGATAATGGCAGAACTATAGAATACAATAAAAATATTGATATTATAGATATACCTCAGAATGCTTATGAATATAAAATCAACAGCAAGAGTGCTATTGATTGGGTGATAGAAAGGTATCAGATATCAAAGGATAAAGACAGCGGTATTATTAATAACCCTAATCTTTATTCCGGAGGCAGGTATATTTTTGAGCTTATGCTTAGCATTATTAATATGTCAATAAAAAGTACCAAATTAATAGAAGAAATTAGCAAACTAAACTTTGAATAA
- a CDS encoding BatD family protein has protein sequence MMITVNALYPIVIVEEKVSKKNMYPWQNLEYTLIYTGDADKFKAEGINTNAISDFEVLNERVEIETIHKDNEIPTMNYKIIYTMKPLRNGKLKIPELEARYYNVERGNSLVPKEQIIDEYNIRVFSSWFLLIMIGQWIVIILIALLIYKFIRDQYKLNKKNFENKNNHN, from the coding sequence ATGATGATAACAGTAAATGCACTATACCCTATAGTAATAGTAGAAGAAAAAGTGAGTAAGAAAAACATGTATCCATGGCAGAATTTAGAGTATACTCTCATATATACAGGAGATGCAGATAAATTTAAAGCAGAGGGTATAAATACGAATGCCATAAGCGATTTTGAAGTTCTCAATGAAAGAGTAGAAATAGAAACTATACATAAAGATAATGAAATTCCAACTATGAATTATAAAATAATATATACTATGAAGCCTTTAAGAAATGGAAAATTAAAAATACCTGAGTTGGAAGCGAGATATTATAATGTAGAAAGAGGAAACAGTTTAGTACCAAAAGAGCAGATAATAGATGAATATAATATAAGAGTATTCAGTTCATGGTTCCTATTAATAATGATAGGACAATGGATAGTAATAATTCTTATAGCACTTTTAATTTATAAGTTTATAAGAGATCAGTATAAATTAAATAAAAAAAACTTTGAAAATAAAAATAATCATAATTAA
- a CDS encoding AAA family ATPase gives MTDNLNNSENTNEISNEIASASRDLQAISEASKMALDVVNAIKNEIKKVIIGQENMLDKLLLGIICDGHVLLEGVPGLAKTLTVKSLASTIDASYKRIQFTPDLLPADIVGTEIYDIKNSVFLPKQGPIFSNIILADEINRSPAKVQSALLEAMGEHQVTIGDKTYKLPDVFLVLATQNPIEQEGTYPLPEAQVDRFMLKVIVKYPTKSEEKTIIKNMSSSKPAELKPITTIETIEKLRKLANQIHIEERLIDYIVNIIDATRNPKDYKLQSEYIEYGASPRAGIYLTKAAKANAMMQGRGFVMPEDIRAVAYEILRHRISVSYEAQAENVTSDMIIENLLANINVP, from the coding sequence ATGACAGATAATTTGAATAACAGCGAAAATACGAATGAAATCAGTAATGAAATAGCCAGTGCGAGCAGGGATTTACAGGCTATATCAGAAGCCTCAAAAATGGCTCTTGATGTTGTAAATGCTATAAAAAATGAAATAAAAAAGGTAATAATTGGGCAAGAAAACATGCTCGATAAACTTCTATTAGGAATTATATGCGATGGGCATGTGTTATTAGAAGGAGTACCGGGACTTGCAAAAACATTAACCGTAAAATCATTGGCAAGCACAATAGATGCAAGCTATAAAAGAATACAGTTCACACCGGATTTGCTTCCTGCTGATATAGTAGGTACTGAAATTTATGATATAAAAAATTCTGTATTTCTTCCTAAACAAGGACCTATATTTTCTAATATAATATTAGCAGATGAGATAAACCGTTCGCCTGCTAAAGTACAGTCAGCACTTTTAGAGGCTATGGGAGAACATCAGGTTACTATAGGAGATAAAACATATAAACTTCCTGATGTATTTTTGGTATTAGCCACTCAGAACCCTATAGAACAGGAGGGAACATATCCTCTTCCTGAAGCTCAGGTTGATAGATTTATGCTTAAAGTTATAGTAAAATACCCTACTAAAAGTGAAGAAAAAACTATAATAAAAAACATGTCATCTTCCAAACCGGCAGAATTAAAACCTATAACAACTATAGAAACTATAGAAAAATTAAGAAAATTAGCCAATCAAATTCATATAGAAGAAAGACTGATCGATTATATAGTGAACATTATAGATGCGACAAGAAATCCTAAAGATTATAAACTTCAAAGCGAATACATAGAATACGGAGCTTCTCCAAGAGCAGGAATATATTTGACTAAAGCCGCAAAAGCAAATGCTATGATGCAGGGCAGAGGATTTGTAATGCCTGAAGATATAAGAGCTGTTGCCTATGAGATATTAAGACACAGAATAAGCGTAAGCTATGAAGCACAGGCTGAAAATGTAACAAGCGATATGATTATAGAAAATCTGCTAGCAAATATAAATGTGCCTTAA
- the flgG gene encoding flagellar basal-body rod protein FlgG — translation MVRSLWTAASGMNGMQFKTDTIANNLANVNTIGYKKVRADFEDLIYQNLKIQGTPATEDTVRPVGLQTGLGVKSASTQKMFDQGSLQATGNKLDLALEGEGFFQVLMPDGSVSYTRDGSFKIDANGQMVTSNGYRLVPEIVFPENFLVEQISISREGVVSVKIGDENDPVEIGQITLHRFINQPGLLSIGDNLYKETIASGPAFEGEPGANGFPRIHQGFVEMSNVKVVDEMVDMIVAQRAYEMNSKAVQTSDNLLATVVNLKR, via the coding sequence ATGGTACGTTCTTTATGGACAGCAGCAAGCGGTATGAACGGTATGCAATTTAAAACTGATACTATCGCAAATAACCTTGCCAATGTTAACACTATAGGATATAAAAAAGTAAGAGCTGATTTTGAAGATTTAATATATCAAAACTTAAAAATACAAGGCACACCAGCCACAGAAGATACAGTAAGACCTGTAGGACTTCAAACAGGACTAGGTGTAAAAAGTGCTTCTACACAAAAAATGTTTGATCAAGGCTCTCTACAGGCAACAGGAAATAAACTTGACTTGGCATTGGAAGGAGAAGGTTTCTTTCAAGTATTAATGCCAGACGGAAGCGTTTCATATACTAGAGACGGATCTTTCAAAATTGATGCTAACGGTCAAATGGTTACTTCAAACGGATACAGATTAGTCCCAGAAATAGTATTCCCTGAAAACTTTTTGGTAGAACAGATAAGCATATCAAGAGAAGGTGTTGTATCTGTAAAAATAGGAGATGAAAATGACCCTGTAGAAATAGGACAAATTACACTTCATAGATTCATCAATCAGCCCGGACTTCTTTCTATAGGCGATAACTTGTATAAAGAAACCATAGCAAGCGGACCTGCTTTTGAAGGCGAACCTGGTGCTAACGGATTTCCTAGAATACATCAAGGCTTCGTTGAAATGTCAAATGTTAAAGTTGTTGATGAAATGGTTGATATGATAGTTGCACAAAGAGCTTATGAGATGAACTCAAAAGCAGTACAAACTAGTGATAACTTACTCGCTACTGTTGTAAACTTAAAAAGATAA
- a CDS encoding lytic transglycosylase domain-containing protein: MKRAVIILVLFLCNLNLETHSFNINDYSFPSNDWVTLIKDVSNHYSQDFWFIKDVFDVCSNYDVDPLLMVALIKVESSFIPTALSRKNAYGYCQITPIANKDVDPSLNRYNPRDNIVLGVRFINKILDKFDGDIVKSLRYYNAGNAYDVYGESYAEKIKYEYNTMVSLYVKDESSYGAIYRKEAF; encoded by the coding sequence ATGAAAAGAGCAGTTATAATATTAGTCTTATTTCTTTGTAATCTCAATTTGGAGACGCATAGTTTCAATATCAATGATTATTCTTTTCCTTCCAATGATTGGGTAACATTGATTAAAGATGTATCTAATCATTATAGTCAGGATTTTTGGTTTATAAAAGATGTTTTTGATGTTTGCAGTAACTATGATGTTGATCCTTTATTAATGGTTGCTTTAATTAAAGTGGAAAGCAGTTTCATACCTACAGCACTTTCAAGAAAGAATGCTTATGGATACTGCCAAATAACTCCTATTGCAAATAAAGATGTTGATCCTAGTTTAAATAGATATAATCCAAGAGATAATATTGTACTTGGCGTAAGGTTTATAAATAAAATTTTAGATAAATTTGACGGAGATATAGTGAAGTCTCTTAGATATTATAATGCCGGAAATGCATATGATGTATATGGAGAATCGTATGCTGAGAAGATAAAATATGAATATAATACTATGGTTAGTCTTTATGTGAAAGATGAAAGTTCTTATGGTGCTATATACAGAAAAGAGGCCTTTTAA
- the dapF gene encoding diaminopimelate epimerase: MTLSFTKMHGIGNDYIYVDCFKEKFTPEDASKYSPILSNRHYSIGADGIILIMPSDKADAKMRMFNADGSESEMCGNGIRCVAKYVYDKGISKNNPLKIETLRGILDAELFIKNDEVDKVEINMSSPIFEGLKIPTTIDKNPIIDEHITFNGKTYYFTAVSMGNPHAVIFIDDIDNLDINSIGSYIENNSIFPNRTNVEFVEIINRGEVKQRTWERGSGETLACGTGASAVCAAGFISKRTDSIILNHLLGGDLILRYENNTVFMKGEARYSFEGIVIL, from the coding sequence ATGACTTTATCTTTTACTAAAATGCATGGAATAGGAAATGATTATATTTATGTGGATTGCTTTAAAGAGAAATTTACTCCAGAAGATGCTTCTAAATATTCTCCAATACTAAGTAATAGGCATTATTCTATAGGAGCAGATGGAATTATACTTATAATGCCTAGTGATAAAGCTGATGCTAAAATGAGAATGTTTAATGCTGACGGAAGCGAATCTGAGATGTGCGGTAATGGTATAAGATGCGTAGCTAAATATGTTTATGATAAGGGCATAAGTAAAAATAATCCTCTAAAAATAGAAACATTAAGAGGAATATTGGATGCTGAATTATTTATAAAGAATGATGAAGTTGATAAAGTTGAAATTAATATGAGTTCTCCTATATTTGAGGGGCTTAAAATACCTACAACTATAGATAAAAATCCTATTATTGATGAGCATATAACATTTAATGGTAAAACATACTATTTTACTGCTGTATCTATGGGAAATCCTCATGCTGTGATATTTATAGATGATATTGATAATTTGGATATAAATTCTATAGGAAGCTATATAGAAAATAATAGTATATTCCCTAATAGAACTAATGTTGAATTTGTAGAGATAATAAATAGGGGAGAGGTGAAGCAGAGAACTTGGGAGAGAGGAAGCGGTGAAACTTTAGCATGCGGTACAGGTGCTTCAGCTGTATGTGCTGCCGGATTTATAAGCAAAAGAACTGATAGTATTATACTTAATCATCTTTTAGGCGGTGATTTAATATTAAGATATGAGAATAATACAGTATTTATGAAAGGTGAGGCAAGATATTCTTTTGAAGGAATTGTTATATTATGA
- a CDS encoding catalase, producing MSDKKLTTEFGAPVENNQHSITAGARGPMLLQDVWFMEKMAHFDREVIPERRMHAKGSGAYGTFTVTHDITQYTKAKIFSEVGKKTDLFVRFSTVAGERGAADAERDIRGFAIKFYTEEGNWDLVGNNTPVFYFRDPLKFPDLNHAVKRDPKTNMRSAQNKWDFLTSLPEAIHQITIDMSDRGIPYSYRYMHGFSSHAYSFINKEGKRYWVKFHFKTQQGIKNLTDAEAEAIIAKDRESSQKDLFEAIERGDFPRWNMKIQIMTEEQANASKRNPFDLTKTWSQKEYPLIDVGVLELNRNPENYFAEVEQSAFSPSTIVPGIGFSPDRMLQGRLFSYTDTQRYRLGVNYSSIPVNAPKFKPNTYHRDGYMRVESNGSKVEYEPNSQGEWKEQREYAEPPLKIYGDAYRYDHREDDDDYYTDARALFNLMTDAQKQVLFENTARDMNGVTKEVQLRHIKNCMNVDKAYGLGVAKALGFDEKNIK from the coding sequence ATGTCAGACAAAAAATTAACAACTGAATTCGGTGCTCCGGTTGAAAATAATCAGCATTCTATTACAGCAGGTGCTAGAGGACCTATGCTTTTACAAGATGTATGGTTTATGGAAAAGATGGCACATTTTGACAGAGAAGTTATACCTGAAAGAAGAATGCATGCTAAAGGTTCAGGTGCTTATGGTACATTCACTGTAACTCATGATATTACACAATATACCAAAGCAAAAATATTTTCTGAAGTTGGAAAGAAAACTGATTTATTTGTAAGATTTTCTACAGTGGCAGGTGAGAGAGGTGCGGCAGATGCTGAGAGAGATATAAGAGGTTTTGCTATTAAATTTTATACTGAAGAAGGAAACTGGGATTTAGTTGGAAATAACACTCCTGTATTTTATTTCAGAGATCCTTTAAAATTTCCGGATCTAAACCATGCTGTAAAGAGAGATCCTAAAACTAATATGAGAAGTGCTCAGAATAAATGGGATTTTCTCACTTCTTTACCTGAAGCCATTCACCAAATAACTATAGATATGAGCGACAGAGGCATACCTTATAGTTACAGATACATGCATGGTTTCAGCAGTCATGCTTATAGTTTCATAAACAAAGAAGGTAAGAGATATTGGGTAAAATTCCATTTCAAAACTCAGCAGGGTATTAAAAATTTAACAGATGCTGAAGCCGAAGCGATAATAGCAAAAGACAGAGAAAGTTCTCAGAAAGATTTATTTGAAGCTATAGAAAGAGGAGATTTTCCTAGATGGAATATGAAAATTCAAATAATGACTGAAGAGCAGGCTAATGCAAGCAAAAGAAATCCATTTGATTTAACAAAAACTTGGTCTCAAAAAGAATATCCTTTAATTGATGTTGGAGTTTTAGAATTAAATAGAAACCCTGAAAATTATTTTGCTGAGGTAGAGCAATCAGCATTTAGTCCTTCTACAATAGTTCCGGGTATAGGATTCTCACCAGACAGAATGCTTCAAGGAAGATTATTTTCATATACTGATACACAAAGATATAGGCTTGGAGTTAACTATTCAAGCATACCTGTAAATGCTCCAAAATTTAAACCTAACACTTATCATAGAGACGGATATATGCGTGTAGAGTCTAATGGTTCTAAAGTGGAATATGAGCCAAACTCTCAGGGAGAATGGAAGGAGCAGAGGGAATATGCTGAACCTCCTCTAAAAATTTACGGTGATGCATACAGATATGATCACAGAGAAGATGATGATGATTATTACACTGATGCAAGAGCTTTATTCAATCTTATGACAGATGCTCAAAAACAAGTATTATTTGAAAATACTGCAAGAGATATGAACGGAGTTACTAAGGAAGTACAATTAAGACATATAAAAAATTGTATGAATGTTGATAAGGCTTATGGACTTGGGGTTGCTAAGGCATTGGGCTTTGATGAGAAAAACATAAAATAA
- the hemH gene encoding ferrochelatase, with protein MNNDKKETVILFNMGGANSIKDVDTFLINMFNDYHILNIKNSFMRSIIAKKIVNKIKPNVIKHYEAIGGKSPINEYTEKLVNKLNELDSSKDYKYAMNYSNPLSYDVLKELKHNNVTEITLFSMYPQYSEVTVKSSLESIYKAMKKLKYNPKINIIDRYYDNEYYNNAIVELIKDSIKDKNSEEYILIFSAHSIPKMYIDKGDPYKYECNCNAEILKDKLYKEGLHFKDIVLSYQSKIGKLEWLSPTTIDMVKKYRGEKLIIYPLAFTIDNSETIYEIDIEYRKEALNKYDIKDFILCPCLNDSTYFAKTIIELSKMNKELNISYSKKII; from the coding sequence ATGAACAATGATAAAAAAGAAACAGTTATACTTTTTAATATGGGAGGAGCTAACAGCATAAAAGATGTAGACACATTTTTAATCAATATGTTTAATGATTATCATATATTAAATATAAAAAATAGTTTTATGAGAAGCATTATAGCAAAAAAGATAGTAAATAAGATTAAGCCCAATGTAATAAAACACTATGAAGCAATAGGAGGAAAATCTCCAATAAATGAATATACAGAAAAACTAGTCAATAAACTTAATGAATTGGACAGTTCAAAAGATTATAAATATGCTATGAATTATAGTAATCCTTTATCTTATGATGTATTAAAAGAACTAAAACATAATAATGTTACAGAAATCACATTATTTAGTATGTATCCTCAGTATTCAGAAGTTACTGTAAAATCATCATTAGAAAGTATTTATAAGGCTATGAAAAAATTAAAATATAATCCCAAAATAAATATAATAGACAGATACTATGACAATGAATATTATAATAATGCTATAGTAGAATTAATAAAAGACTCTATAAAAGATAAAAATAGTGAAGAATACATATTAATATTTTCTGCTCATTCTATACCTAAAATGTATATTGATAAAGGAGATCCTTATAAATATGAATGCAATTGTAATGCAGAAATACTAAAAGATAAACTTTATAAAGAAGGATTACATTTTAAAGATATTGTACTTTCTTATCAGTCAAAAATAGGAAAACTAGAATGGCTTTCTCCCACTACAATAGACATGGTAAAAAAATACAGAGGTGAAAAATTAATAATATATCCTTTAGCATTTACTATAGATAATTCTGAAACTATTTATGAAATAGATATAGAATACAGAAAAGAGGCATTAAATAAATATGATATTAAAGATTTTATACTATGCCCTTGTTTAAATGACAGCACATATTTTGCCAAAACTATTATTGAATTATCAAAAATGAATAAAGAACTTAATATTAGTTATAGTAAGAAAATTATTTAA